In Falco cherrug isolate bFalChe1 chromosome 19, bFalChe1.pri, whole genome shotgun sequence, the genomic stretch CTCTGTGTGACTTACATTGTACATTGTCCTGCTGAGTAAGTTTGCCCCATGCATGGCTGCTTGTGAAGTTACTCCAGTTGTATTTTTTGCAACATCAATTTCTGAGTCCTTTTTTGCTGATTCATCAACTGAAATGGAGGGGCGGAAGGTGGGAATGGCAGGGAGGAGTGGGGAAGCCAGAGGTTTCCAGAAGTTTTCAAGCCAGTCTCTTGTTTCCCAAGGGTAGGAAAGGCCCTGCTCTTACAGTGACAGGATCAGCATCCAGATAAGGTGGGGTTGTCCCTAATCCCTGATTATAAAGGCTGGATTACTTAATGGTGGCAATGAAGCATCTCGGGCTTCCATTTCAACTAGAGTATGCTGCAGAGGGCACTGGGAACATGTTTGAGCAGCATTTTCTTATTAAGTAGTTTTCCTGTGGATTAAAGGGCTGGAAGGATGGAGTTAGCCTGACAAGTTGCTTCGCGCATacccctgctgcaggagggggctgAAGGTTTGAGAATAAAGAATGCCCACTGCCGTCTTGTTTGATAGCCAAAGCTCTAGAGATGAAGCATCTCCAGATGTGTATGAACAGGACAGCAGGATCTAAGCAAGTGTAGGAACAGCTTTGCCCCTCTCCTCAGTCCATCACGTGGCTCAGGCTGTCCTTGGAGGGACACAGTCATGGAAAATTGCGTGTCCTTAGTGCAGTTACGGGGACTGTGTCCTGGCATCTGCATGTGGCAGTGGTGTTCAAGGCAGGGGTTATTATTTTCAGATCAGCCATGGGGCTGTAGTAAAACTCACCCAGCAAGTGGCCAAAAAACCATTGCTGATGCGATTGCAGCTTCAGGAGCTGAgttgcagccagggctgcactAGGAGCTTCTCTGACTGTTGTGCCCAGTCCCTAAAGAGCTTGGTTAACCTGCTGTCTTTGTTTTGTGGTTCCTGTagtggggggaaggaggatATGTGGGCTTCGGGACCACTTTGAGCTCTGAATGGAGATAGACAAGCTCTATCTCCATAGACAAGAGGAGGCTGGGGTTCCCTCGGTGGTGCTGGAGGTGATGTCTGTGTGAACTCCAGAGACTTGGTGCCCTCAAAGGCCTGACGTTCAGAGCTGTACGGCTGCCTGTTTCACTCGCTTGGAAGTCCTGTATTAATGCTGCTGAAGCACAGATCTGATTGCAGAGAGCTCTCTACTGGTGGAGGCACTTGGAAACAGTCCGTAGTAAGGCTGATGGAGAGAAGGGCATGGCTGAAGTTGCTAGGGCAGTGCTCTCTGAGAGCCAGGGTGTGGTAGCATGCCTAGAGTTTGGAGAGCATTTGTAGGAAAAGCAGCGCCATTATGCTGCTGGGTTAGCAGTAGTCAGCTTGATAGGGGGGTCTGAGTTCTCAGGGAACCCAGGTTTGCAGCTGAGTCAGAACAGAAGCCGTGACATGCCCCTTCTCCACACAAACACTGCCCCTTCCTCTCTGAACATCCCCAGGAGCAGCCTTCAGAGTTTAGGTTGGAGGGAGCCCAAGAGCTTGACAGTGGTGCTTGTTAGGGCAACTGTAATTTGGCATTTGAGGCTGCACAGTCCAATTCCTTCACCTCTTTAGGGATATAACCATCGTACCGGTTTTCCAAGAGATGTATTTTCTTCGGCTCTCGCATGCTTCCAGCAGCCCAGGTTATCACCTCAGAAGTTCCTTCCAAGCCTGTCTTTTCCCCTCCACAACTGTGTGGAGGTGCTGCCAGGCTCAGCCTGTGGCGCTACATGAGCATCCATCCCTTCCAGTATTGCCTTCCTCACCATTCTTCCCCAGTGAAGGCCCAGGAACCCGTTACTGCACTTACGGTCCTTAGCTGGCCTGATAAACCAGGCTCACTGCTCAGGACGTTTTACTGATACTCAGTAAAGTCCTGCTGTGGCCAGACCTGGCCTGAGGCGGAGGGAGGGTGGTCAGTGGGAGCACGGCTCTGAGCGCAGCAATATCCCAGCATGTAGCTGTTCCAGCTGGGCAGAAAGCCTTACCAGGGCTGGTATGGAGCTGGTATGGAGTGGTCTCGCAAGATCTCAGTCAGCCTTGTCTCAAGGCCTCTGTTAAAAGCTTCCTGTTGTGAGGCAAGGGTTTTAGCAAGGGGTCATGCTCTGACCCTGCTGGCATCTCTTGCAGACTGGGATCTGGCTAGGGAAAAGGGCCAGGAGCCAGCGCTCAGCGCATGCCAAGGAAGATCAGCAGTGTCTGAGCCTCCACGGTGcatgcccagggaagctgtggccCAGGGAGGGTGCTGAGTGCTGACGTGCTGGGCTTGCCTCCCCGGCGAGGCAGGTCCTGCCGCTGCCCCTTCCCACTGGAGGTGGCTCTAACTCCTCTGGTCTCTGCAGGGGCAACCGGGACAGTTTGAACCGGGCCTCAGGCAGCcgccagagcagcacagagagcGAGATAAAGTCGCTGGAGCCTCGGCCGTGGAGCAGCACAGATTCAGATGGCTCCATCCGCAACCTGCGACCACCTGTTACCAAAGCCAGCAGCTTCAGTGGCATCTCCATCCTGACACGGGGGGACAGCATCGGGAGTAGCaaaggcagcactgccagcagacCGTCCCGCGCAGGTACTGTACTGTTTCCCCTGCACACCTTCTGCCAAAGGACACCTAGCAGCTGTAGCCTTCGCGCTGGGGAACTGGGGCTCATGGTGCTCTGGTCAGTGATTCTGGTTAACATGGGACACGGTTGGCATCATCTGAATGTGTTTGGTACCTCGGCAGGGATACGCCAGTTGGTTCATCGTCTGCTTTTTCAATAGTCACTGtcatgttttccttccctttagTAGTCACCCAAGTTAAAGGATGTAGTTTAGTCCCATACCCTGGAATTCAAGCTAccagttttctgttgttttctttcccctgctgtACTCCAGGTTATGTTGCTGTTCCTTTCTGCTCCCCAGAATCACTCACAGCCTAAGGAGACTTAGTCAGGGTGAACCATTTGGcacttttccttgctttccGATAAAGGAGGTCCAGGGAAGGGTGTCACCAATTAGTCTGTCTCATCAGACACAGTCTACCTCCTCAGACAAAGACCACATTAATTGGTATCTGCCTACGATGTTCTCTCAAAATGATTCACTATACTCCTGAGAGCAAACATAACAGGGAGCAGGGCCTGCAGCTCCTCAAGAGCTGTTGAATACAGCTCAAGGTTTCCGGAGCACCAAAGGGAATAAGGATCACAAGTCTCTTTGCCCGCTTGAGGCGAGTTCTTCCTTTTCCATCGAGGCTATACAAAGGGTAGCCCAGGCATGGAGAGTGTTCTTGTGGGGCATCACTGGTAATCTGTTACTGACAACAGCTTCCCGAGGGGATGTGTGCTGCACTTGGCAGGGCACCGGCCCTCCTACCAGTGGGGAGCAGAGTCCTTTGTTTTCAACCGACTGCTTGTGAAAGGCATTTGTGAAAGAGGCAGCACAGGTCTTTGCTCTCATTTTAATGGTCCGGTGATAACTGAGGAGCCATATGGTAGCTGGTTGCAATTGCTGTGCGGTATCAAATGAGCAAAATCCAGTGTTGTCTCCCTGTCTTGCTTCCTCCGTTCTCGCTGGAAGGCAGCAGGTCCCCAAATGCTTGAGAGCTGTCGTTTCActgcgggggcaggggggggggaggcaggttAGTGCTTGTGGGCGATTAGACTGCTGCACAAGAATCCTTTCAAATAAAAGGGATGGCCCTAAaaaggcagccaggctgctgttctAGCACCCAGGCTAACTTTGAAAACCACACATTCATCTTGCAGTTTGAAGGTGCCTACATCATCTCTTGGGACCCTATTTCCATTGTGCTCAGGGCTACACTTACTCTGATTATTGCAACCACCTCCGGGACTGATTCATCAGCTGATGGGAGCACTTATTTGAAGATCTGTCCCAGCCAtgtgcaaagcagagcaagagaagatctgctgcttttttttttttttttttttttttttttttttcctctttctgtatttttcctccaGGTCTCCCTTGGGAACAGAAACCTATTGCTCTCCAGGCTTTATATAATGGCAAACGATTAGAAATGTCAGTGGGGGGTGGGATGAGCAAAGGAATTTtcacttggggggggggggggcacccaaAACACCACCCTCCATATCCTCATATTTATTCTGTGGGGGAGGAAGTGCTTAGGACTCTGGGGCTCTTTTCCCATCTCGGCATTCACCCCCTGGGCAGCtgtcagcaaaatatttccttccttgCACCATGTCTTAGCAGAATGCCTGAAGATTAGCTGTTGAAATACAGTAGATCAGAGTCAGAATTAGTTAAATAGCAGCTACTGGGCATCAAGAAATAGTTTCACAACTGGAAGCAAGACAGAAATACTGAGgagagcccttcccagctgggTGTCCTGCAGCATACATTGTACTCCTTCCTAATGGTTTTTCCTACCATGGGAAGGAATTCCTTTCAACCTGCCACCCAATAGCCCTTTGCTCAAAAGATGTGTGTGTGCTGGGTCTATGTAGCCATGAAAAGGGATTCCCTCACTCCCTTCTCCATTCTGGACAAGCACTCAAAGCAATCACGGTGGTGTATCGGTGTCCGAGCAGGGGCCATGCCTAGCTGCAGAACTGAGCAGTGACTGGGAACAGCTCTCCAGCTTCTTTCTGCAGACTGGTTTATGGTACTGAGCTGACATGAGTGTATCTGGCAGCTTCCTCTTTCTGTAGTCTCTGCCTCATGCTGGGGTGGAGAGCCCTCCACCAGGCAGGTGCTGCTGTTGATGGCCAGATTCCTTTTCCCAGCAGAAGGCCCATGGCATTTATAGAAGGCCCTGACTTTGTGTCTGGTGCTTTCCCGACAAGACGGAGGGATCATCCCTCCAAAGAATCAACTGCAACACAGATAAGTTTTACTCCCCTGTGCCCGTCCTGCCAGCACCTGCACCAAGCGTGCCCTGTCCCATGGGCAGAGGCCGGCCACGCTCATCGTATGAGCCTGGCACTGGCCCTTTACTGTCCTGCAGTTCTGAGTAGCATTGAAGGTTTACAAGAAGAGCAGCGATCTGAGAGCTGTACGTGGGGACCGCCGTGTAGGCTGTCCGCTTGGAGTGAGAGTGCTAGGCTGGGGTCAGGGAAGAGAGCATGCTCTTGGGAATAACAGCTGTGCACTTCATGGCCGTAGTCTGGGACAGGAATTGTACCCTGGTCTTCCCTGTGtggggcagggtgtgtgtgggtcAGGAGGAGAAGATGCTGTGAGCAGCTGCGGGGGATCGGTGTGTGTACTTGGACACAGAGAGGAGAGAGGTGCAATCACCTGGAGTCCTGAGGGTGTCAACACCTTGGTTTGCTGTGAAGCAGAGACAAACTAGTGGCTTAGCCTGCAGCCTGCTCGCCCTGTCCCCTGTGGAAGCTTCCCGTGTGGACAGCAGAGAACGCAGTCTGGCTGCAGTACAGGAGATAGTGACAGGATCTACCCCCCGCCCTCCCCATCTATGAATCGGTGTTTTTCTCTCCCAGGTACCAACCCTGCCGTGCCTTTCTCTGTTCAAGGTTTGGTACTAGGTGCCCCTGAAGCATGCAGCCAGTCCCCTTCTTCACAGCCCAGCCGTGGCCTCTTAccctgcacagcccagcagcctcaACCACAGCCACCCCAAcagccaccaccacagccccaaggacttccacctgcagcccagcagcagccagccatgAGTAACCACATGATATCCCAGGTGAGTTGCTGCACGCTATCCAGGGCTCGGTACGTTCCTTGGGCATGCGGTGGGAGGTAGAAGCAGAGCCAGCATACACCCAGGGTGCCCTGGACTCACACTTGCCCAGTGGGCTTTGGGTGTCCTCGCACTTGCTGCCTGTCATGGATTGATAGTCGCTCCATGCTATTGAGAGCAGGAGGAGGTTGGAGCCTTGCTGTGCCTAATCATGATGCTCTGTGACATCTCAACTTGTCAGCCTCTGCTGTATCCACTCGGGCCAGCAGCCCTCCTGGCCAGGGCTCTGTAGCCCTTTGCTGAGTGGCAGGGTTATGTTCTGGAACCAGTTGCCCTCCTGGTGAGGGACCGTCACAACCAGTAGTTGAGTTTGAGCTCCCCAGTGCTGAAATGCTGTGGCTGGCCACCTGATGTCCTGGAGAGAGGCAGACCTGGAGCTGTGCCTGGGTGTATTCTCCAGACCTTCCTCGGGCCAGTCcacagcctgcagggctgtttctgaGGACAGAGCCCTCCGAAAAGCACTCGTGGCTCTCCTTCCTACGTACATTTTTGTGCTCCTGAGGCTGTCACAGCCCAAGAGCTGCCCCTGTATCACCGCAGGACTGGGGAAGGGGTGCGAGCCAGCCCTGGTGAGTGCATTTGGAGAGCATATCTGCCTCACATTCAGCAGGTGCAGAGCTGGGTAGTGTGCATGGGAAGTGTCTGCAGAAGCCTCCCATCCTGTCCTGTTCAGAGCAACATGTCAGTGCTGGACCTCCACCTGCCTATGAGTTTTGTAGGGATCCTTTCTGGTCCATCATCTCCTACTTAGGATGTCTCCTACAGCAAAGAACTGCAGGTTATGCTAGAGGTTTTCAAGGTGCAACTAGACAGCGAGGGTGCTAGATAACCTTATCTAGGCTGCCTTTCCCATGAAAGATTGGACCAGGTGATCTtgtgaggtcccttccaacctggactgttctatgattctaaatgttttcagtgagctgggatgggaggAGGAAACAAGCCTTCTCAAACAGCTTTTACTGCAGATAATACGGAACAGCTCCTTGCTGTGTGTTGCCGTCTGTATGAAGAATGGGGGGGGAGTTTGTAAGTTCTTGGGCCCTGGACTGGCTTCTGTAGATCCATTTGCAGAAGATCCTGAGACTCAAGGGAAACAGTTCTACAGACGAGGTGTCTCCCTAAGGTAGCCGGGGTCCAGCACTAAGGCTAGCAGGAGCATCTGTCCGGAGCTGTAGCAAGTGTGGGGACAGAACGCAGTGCCCTGGGCGGGAGGTTTGAACGCACAGCAGGCTTCTGGAGCTTGTGTGGGACCACTGTGTCTtgctggggttttattttccatcttatACTCTTTGTCTGTTCTAATGGTTTAGGTCCTGGAAAAACTTTTTTCACGTGTCCTGACTATTGGTGAAAGGTCTGAAAATGCACTGTCCCCCCTGTGAGTGCACCTTCTGTTTCACCAAAGGTCAAATCAAATGATCAAAAAACCAGTCCGGTGCTGACCGTTACAGGTTTGGTGCCCAAAGCACAGTACATGGTGCTTGAGTTAGGAGTCGGCAGGTCCTCCCAGTGACAAAGTGAGAGGGGCCCCTACAGAAGGCAAGAGTGAAGAAAAGGACATGATCTGTGGGGAAGGCCAAGAAGGACTGCGGAGAGAGCTGGGAGTCGGTGCTAGACACGAGCGGGCAGTGGAGTGGGAGAGACTCGAAGGTTGTGCTGGGGGGCAAGtggctctcctgctgctgttggccGTAGCTGGCCTTTGTGAACTTGTGTCACTGTTCGTGCCAGGCAAGAGCTGCTTTGGGGACATGGTCGGCCTTCCCAGCTTCCACAAAGCAACTGGCCGGGCTGTATGTCTTCACAGAGAGATGAATGCTCCCCCCTTCTGGTCTCCGTGCTTTCCAACCCTCTGCAATGCCCccctctgtgtgtttgcagttGGCTCAGTTGACTAACCTTGttgttccttctttctctccttcctcctatcttccttccccctccccctgcccttttCCCACCCAAATCTCTCTCCACTCCCTTCTCTGCTGGTCTTAGCCGGTCCCAGCGCTGCAGCCTGCTCAGTATTCTCCAAGCTCCTGCCCCCAAGTCCTCTTGCCAGTCTCTCCACCCCAGCAGTACAACTTGGTATAAACCCCATTTCCTCTTCTGCACTGTCTCTGTTGTACTcatgtgctgtgttttgtgttgtATGAGCTTTTGCTAATCAGGTATGTCGCAGACACTGCACCCCAGTGGGTTGGGGATTCATGGAGgctctgtgctgcagtgggGTCAAGGCAGTGGGATGCCTGAGGCTGTGGGACCCgccagggctgggcactgctggagTGACTGGTCTTGGGTAGAGCCTGGGAAAGCAAGCGGCGAGCCCAGAGCTCCCCTAGAAAGCAACGCTTGTGCCCAGCACTGGGGTCCAGGGGCCACAGCTGCCCTGTGGTCTCAGTCAGCCCCTGTGTTGTCTCTGCCGGGTCTTTTGGGAACGGCGCGCCCCATGGGACGTGGcctctgggctggggctgcctctgcctgtgtgGGGCCCCACGTGTCACGAGAGTCTGCTGAGCATtcagccccccccagcagctcgcatgcccctgcccctgtcctgCAGAACGCTCTTCGTCTGTGGCTTTTTTCTGGGGACCCTTCTTGGGCGAGCTCCTCCACAGAGTAGGGAGAAGGGGTCTGCAGTCTACTCAGCAGAGCTATGTCCTACATGCTGTCCTCCTCCATCCTTCCCACTTATCCCCGATGCAGGCCGAGGAACTCAGTAGCCCCTTTGGGCAGATCAGCCTCAGCCGGCAGGGCTCTACGGAAGCACCGGATCCTTCCTCTGCTATGTTCCAGTCATCCCTCATCTCCCAGCATCCTCAGCAGACGGGATTCATCATGGCAACCCCTGGGcagcccatccccacctccAACTACTCCGCCTCAGGGCACACAGCCCCCAcacagcaggtgctgcagccccagggctaCATTCAGCCTCCCCAGCAAGTAAGGACATGCGCAAGCCTGGAGGGGATGTGCGCCTCAGCACAAAGCCgttggccaggggctgctggggagcagtcCAGAGAGCAGTTCCTTGGGAGTGGGtcccctctctttttctgctgctcatTTGTGATGAATCAATACACAGGGGTCCAAGCTCTGGCTGGGCACAGGCCCTTGCTAGGTAGGCACAGGATGATCTCTGTCCCTTTGTCCCTCTGAGCTCACAAGGCGCTTACCCGGGGACCCCTCTGGCCGTTCCTGACTCATAGTGTTGGGGGAGGGACAGTGACCAGATTCAGGGCTGACACCTCTAAGCTCTCTTTGGGGTCCTGCAGGGCATTATGACCTCTAGGATTGTTCCCCTGAGCTGTGATGAGAATAATGCGTACTGTGCTCTTGCACTACTGTGCTGGGAAAGGCTTGGATGTGGAGGCTGGGAGGAGCGGGAAGGGGCTGCGATTCCCTGACCAGCTATCATCTGGCCAGAGCCAAAGCCCTGGTTggtttccttctgcagaagccAGGCCAGGTGAGAGAGAAAACTGGTCCTGGGGGACCAGCTTTCTTGGTCCCACTCCCTCCTGTGTTCTCATCACCATGTTTTCTTGATTCTGATAGATTCAGGTTTCTTACTACCCTCCTGGGCAGTACCCGAACTCCAGCCAGCAATACCGATCTCTCAGTCACCCAGtggcctacagctcccagcgcactcagcagctcccccagcagtCCCAGCAGCCTGGTAAGGGGGTGTagaaggggggagggggcatgTTTCCCTTTCCTGCCACTCTCCTTGGCTCTGAAGGATCTCCCATGCACCGTGTGGGGGGCCAGGCTGCTCTTCCCTGTCTCCCACTCTTTGATGGGCTTGCTGACTGTAGAGTGTCTCTTGACTGTGCAAAGGAAACTTGAAACTTGGCCTGGCTGCAAAGGTTGTTCTaggcttttccctccctctcagCGTGTAGCATGCACCGAGGTGCTGCAAGGTGGATTTAAAGCCAGGAGTTTCCTTCGCATCTTTTTACATCTGCTGTGAGGGAAGCCCGTTTCCCACCCTTTAGCAAGAGATGGGGGCAAAGCAGGATTTGAGCCCTCATATGCCAAGTCTCAGGCTGTCTTCTGTGGCCAGCTGGGAAGCCACTCCATTTAAACCCTGTTCTGACAGGTTTACAGCCAATGATGTCCAACCAGCAGCAAACATACCAAGGTGTAATGGGAGtacagcaggcacagcccccCGGGCTCCTCAACAGCCAGAGGAACAGCATGGGGGGCCAGATGCAGAGTATGATGGGAGTGCAGCAGGCGCAGCCCCCTGGTCTtctcagcagccagaggagcagTATGGGGAGCCAGATGCAAGGCCTGATGGTCCAGTACACTCCACTGCCTTCGTACCAGGTAGGCATCAGTTGTTCTCTGAAgaagggctgctggggagggggcctCAGCTGCAGAAACCTCGCAGGAGGTGCCCTGTTCCTGTGCCTGAGTGATGGAGCCGGAGGTGGAGACTTGCTCACTTTTTGAAGATAGTGCATGCTTGCCAGCGTGGGGAGCGCACGTCCACGTTTGATTCTGTGTGGGACATGTCTTGAGAAGGAGGACTGAGTGCGGCTGGTCCCTTTGCTATTGTGTTCACAGAGAAGCTGGGAGAGGCAGCCCTTGTCTGGGCAGGGTTGCTCTGGGCTGCAGTAGACAATTGTCTGGCATCTCTTCTACCTTGTACGGACCTTGCTGGTGTCTCCTTGGGGCCAgttctccctgctcctgctgtatCTTACCTGTCATTCCATagggctgctgctttcctccctgcACAGGTTCCGGTGGCCAACGAGTCCCAGAGTGTGGTCCAGCAACCCTTCCAGCAGCCAGTGCTTGTGCCAGCTAGCCAGTCTGTCCAGGGGGGGCTTCAGGCTGGAGGTGTACCCATCTACTACAGCGTCATCCCAACTGCCCAGCAGAACGGCACCAGGTAAAGCTTCTGTATCTTTGGcctgccctggggagaagggagtCCTGCTGCCCTACTGACAGGGCATAGCATCCTATTCCTGCTGCTAGAGGAGGTGGCCGAGCACCGCAGATGCTGGTCATCTCTTGAGTTTGCTCAGTCCTAGCTCCCGTAGTCAGTGCTTCCTGGACACAGCTGTCCTGCAGCACGCAGTGCTTCCTCTGCCCCTCCAGAGGCAGCTGTGTTTCCAGCCATCTCaagtactgagggagctggtgatTGCTTGCACAGATGGGCAGGCtgttcctccccatccccagcacctcACCAGAGCACTCTCTGCTTCACAGCCCTTCGGTGGGGTTCCTTCAGCCTCCTGGCTCTGAACAGTATCAGATGCCACAGTCCCCAtcaccctgcagcccaccacagatgcAGCAGCAGTATTCAGGTAAGAGGGGCCACCGGTCAGGGTTGGCACTGATTCTGCACAGATGGGATCAGGTTTTGTAGGGACTGCAGTGAACAGAACTGCCAATTCAGAGCCAAGgctggcagctcctgtgcaGTGGGTTTCCTTAGTCTTACCCATCCCACAGCTTACTGGGAATTACCAGGACATGGCACAGCGACTTCGCTCCATGCTGATGCTGGCCTGTGCCTGGCATCTCCTGGCCAAGGTGGGCAGGCAGTGttaggagcagggagagggagctGCCTTGGGCTGCAGACTCCCTCTGCCGGCTTGGTGTCACCAGGGCTGCTCGTGGGACCAGGGAACCTGTGGATGAGAGGAGCGTCAGGATTCCTGcatcctgtcccagctgcagggaagtgAGCTGGGGCCTGGTGAATTGGTGCAAGAGCTGGAGCCAGGGTACTCGAGCTCTGCGCCCAGCTCTGTGATTAGACCCTTGGCCCGAAGTTTTGCTGTGATGCTCAGAGAGGTCACCCGAGTTGCCTTCAGCTTGTTCCCTCTGCTCACATTTCTCCTGGATTAAAAGTCATCACTCTCTGATACGAGCTGTGATTGTTATCAGAGAGGGATCCCAGCCAGGTCTTGGTGGGACCTTTTTTCAGCCCAGATGGGCAGGCAGGAGTGGCAGAGGAGAGAGTACAGAAGGGGTGTCGTAGGGAAGAGTGCAGAGTTGCACACAGCCTGGCCAATATTGCTGCTGTCATCTCTCCCCAGGGGTGTCTCCATCAGGCCCTGGCGTGGTTGTGATGCAGCTGAATGTACCCAATGGCCCCCAGGCCCCCCAGAACCCCTCCGTGGTGCAGTGGAGCCACTGTAAGTACTACAGCCTGGACCAGCGGGGGCAGAAGCCAGGAGACCTGTACAACCCCGACACCAGTGCTCAGGTATTGAGAGGACTGGGAAGGTGGCAGCTCATCTTTTGGGAGCAGCCAGACAGGAGAGAGAGGACACCAGCGTCCGAGCTGTCTGAATGGGCTGGGAGATGGGGTGGGTCACCCATGGTGGTGAGTCAGGTGTGGGACCAGTCACAAGCACTGGGGCTGTCTAACACTCTCCCTCCCCCAGGCCAGCACCCAGCTGAACAGCCCCATCACATCCCCCACCCAGTCCCCAACGCCGTCTCCCGTCACCAACCTCAACAGTGTCTGCACGGGGCTGAGCCCTCTCCCTGTCCTCACGCAGTTCCCCCGGCCCATGGGCCCAGCGCAAGGTAAGGGAAGGGAGCGGGCACAGCACGGGGCTGGGTCTTCCCGGCCGTTTCTCCAGACCCCTACAAACACTTGCTTCTTTCTTACAGGTGATGGGCGCTACTCGTTGCTGGGCCAGCCGCTGCAGTATAATCTGTCTATCTGTCCCCCACCACTGCTCCACAACCAGCCCAACTACAATGCACACCAGGTAAAATGGGCCCAAACCCCTCTCTGCCCACCCTTTCACTGTCCTCAGAGCAGAGCAAgacccacccccctgcccctggaAGAAGCGGGTCTCACACACTGCCCTGCGGATGCCCCTCGGTTGGgcagcaggctgcctgcccCCGCTCTTGCCATCCCCgcagcagagctgccatggTAAATGGATTTCCCTGGAGCCTGGCACTGGGCTCAGATTTCATCCTGCTCCCAGCTTTACCCAGAAGCAGTGTCAGCCCCGAGTCCTTTGAGTGTCCTGGAACCGTGGCTGTGCCTTGATCTCATCTAAGTCACCCAAGCATGGTGTCACCTCAAAGGTGCCAGTGTGTGCAAGGTTCATCCGGGTGTCCTCATTCCCCTTTGCAGCCATGGCCCAGTCATGTTTGGTCTTGGCCCCTGCTCCCAGGATGCTCTGTGGGCATGGTGAGGCCGCAGGGTCTCCTCAGGTGACACACAACCATTTCTATTCTTTAAGGGGCAGACTGGAATGAAACATGGAAACCGGAGCAAGAGACAGGCCCTCAAGTCTGCATCCACTGACCTTGGGACAAGTGATGTAGGCAAGTGACCCTCCTCAAGCAGTTCCCCCTTTGCCCTCTGACTAGTCCCCACTGCCCGGGGGCAGCTGGCATTGGCAGAGACTCCAGGTGCCAtctctgcccacagcagcatcccacagAACCCATTGCTGGGGGTGGCTGTGGAGAGCAGTTCctgcctgccactgcctcccacacacacacagcccccccgcagcccaCGAGGCctggctggggccgggggggggggaggcatgCAGCAGAG encodes the following:
- the R3HDM2 gene encoding R3H domain-containing protein 2 isoform X6: MSFSFLLQEAGSQHNRHQLKNYRISCRARGVIGCPLLRCRALKMSNSNTAQESLEIMKESEKKVVEESVNKTKYVSRSPSKEEVEKDGGEDVSVRQESQRRTSSHGHARKRAKSNSKLKLVRSLAVCEESSSPFVDGLLETQDIIQLHISCPSDKEEEKSTKDGAEKEEKDKNKEKAPRKMLSRDSSQEYTDSTGIDLHEFLVNTLKKNPRDRMMLLKLEQEILEFITDNNNQFKKFPQMTSYHRMLLHRVAAYFGMDHNVDQTGKAVIINKTSNTRIPEQRFSEHIKDEKNAEFPQRFILKRDDTSMDRDDNQMRLPLQDGRRSKSIEEREEEYQRVRERIFARETGQNGYLTDSRGNRDSLNRASGSRQSSTESEIKSLEPRPWSSTDSDGSIRNLRPPVTKASSFSGISILTRGDSIGSSKGSTASRPSRAGLVLGAPEACSQSPSSQPSRGLLPCTAQQPQPQPPQQPPPQPQGLPPAAQQQPAMSNHMISQAEELSSPFGQISLSRQGSTEAPDPSSAMFQSSLISQHPQQTGFIMATPGQPIPTSNYSASGHTAPTQQVLQPQGYIQPPQQIQVSYYPPGQYPNSSQQYRSLSHPVAYSSQRTQQLPQQSQQPGLQPMMSNQQQTYQGVMGVQQAQPPGLLNSQRNSMGGQMQSMMGVQQAQPPGLLSSQRSSMGSQMQGLMVQYTPLPSYQVPVANESQSVVQQPFQQPVLVPASQSVQGGLQAGGVPIYYSVIPTAQQNGTSPSVGFLQPPGSEQYQMPQSPSPCSPPQMQQQYSGVSPSGPGVVVMQLNVPNGPQAPQNPSVVQWSHCKYYSLDQRGQKPGDLYNPDTSAQASTQLNSPITSPTQSPTPSPVTNLNSVCTGLSPLPVLTQFPRPMGPAQGDGRYSLLGQPLQYNLSICPPPLLHNQPNYNAHQGQTGMKHGNRSKRQALKSASTDLGTSDVVLGRVLEVTDLPEGITRTEADKLFTQLAMAGAKIQWLKETQGRRGDGGGGDNNGTPENGRHSDLAALYTIVAVFPSPLAAQNASLRLNNSLSRFKLRVAKKNYDLRVLERASSQ
- the R3HDM2 gene encoding R3H domain-containing protein 2 isoform X8, with the protein product MSNSNTAQESLEIMKESEKKVVEESVNKTKYVSRSPSKEEVEKDGGEDVSVRQESQRRTSSHGHARKRAKSNSKLKLVRSLAVCEESSSPFVDGLLETQDIIQLHISCPSDKEEEKSTKDGAEKEEKDKNKEKAPRKMLSRDSSQEYTDSTGIDLHEFLVNTLKKNPRDRMMLLKLEQEILEFITDNNNQFKKFPQMTSYHRMLLHRVAAYFGMDHNVDQTGKAVIINKTSNTRIPEQRFSEHIKDEKNAEFPQRFILKRDDTSMDRDDNQMRLPLQDGRRSKSIEEREEEYQRVRERIFARETGQNGYLTDSRGNRDSLNRASGSRQSSTESEIKSLEPRPWSSTDSDGSIRNLRPPVTKASSFSGISILTRGDSIGSSKGSTASRPSRAGTNPAVPFSVQGLVLGAPEACSQSPSSQPSRGLLPCTAQQPQPQPPQQPPPQPQGLPPAAQQQPAMSNHMISQPVPALQPAQYSPSSCPQVLLPVSPPQQYNLAEELSSPFGQISLSRQGSTEAPDPSSAMFQSSLISQHPQQTGFIMATPGQPIPTSNYSASGHTAPTQQVLQPQGYIQPPQQIQVSYYPPGQYPNSSQQYRSLSHPVAYSSQRTQQLPQQSQQPGLQPMMSNQQQTYQGVMGVQQAQPPGLLNSQRNSMGGQMQSMMGVQQAQPPGLLSSQRSSMGSQMQGLMVQYTPLPSYQVPVANESQSVVQQPFQQPVLVPASQSVQGGLQAGGVPIYYSVIPTAQQNGTSPSVGFLQPPGSEQYQMPQSPSPCSPPQMQQQYSGVSPSGPGVVVMQLNVPNGPQAPQNPSVVQWSHCKYYSLDQRGQKPGDLYNPDTSAQASTQLNSPITSPTQSPTPSPVTNLNSVCTGLSPLPVLTQFPRPMGPAQGDGRYSLLGQPLQYNLSICPPPLLHNQPNYNAHQGQTGMKHGNRSKRQALKSASTDLGTSDVVLGRVLEVTDLPEGITRTEADKLFTQLAMAGAKIQWLKETQGRRGDGGGGDNNGTPENGRHSDLAALYTIVAVFPSPLAAQNASLRLNNSLSRFKLRVAKKNYDLRVLERASSQ